From the Lolium rigidum isolate FL_2022 chromosome 2, APGP_CSIRO_Lrig_0.1, whole genome shotgun sequence genome, one window contains:
- the LOC124685876 gene encoding uncharacterized protein LOC124685876, translating into MAAAVSSSSPCCSATPLPSSSSSSCPLFLPRPSRLRHQHLLLPIRSRPGPIRSTSTSYNGWADLPAADPDPAFLRIAAGPNAPLLLLLLPAVAALSLSRLPPIPLLAATFAAGFATARHLSPTPAPSHHHHRLPALLADLDARLLSFKDRLLSATNPNNDEGIALQSLDRARDAVLDCAAAVYGGTNASGAAPEGDALRDVAREVAGYFGTWAKDALRELSFTSPRKKPAVPKVVAPAAAASAAAVADSKSGSDAAGVAHAQQGDGDKHTGSIRGGAKRAGIGEDRPSGSTVVGTARPLDMLPFDGQDADDGADDAGLSSESGQEDDRLERLVFKHRYGRSSSRRARADDPFAFEDGGGFAAESTESSLLERTLEIRDRSYRLKIERRNGAESRASGAHKTPADEFTASADEPALSENGAIGSDAEEFSRNVKEAAEVLRKARECMMARDDEEAADALLYRSASLLSTAVALRPTSLAAVGQLGNTYLLHGELKLKISRELRTLLANSGAYLSGRERVARSGKLDRRIMNRENISSALVDVCEECESLLVEAGRSYRMAVSIDSGDVKALYNWGLALTFRGQLLADIGPEAAVDADRVYLAAIDKFDAMLSKSNTYAPEALYRWGSTLQQRSQLRSRNNKEKIRLLEQAKSLFEDVLYVEGNNKMVREALSSCISELNYHGRWLQ; encoded by the exons atggcagcggcggtctcctcctcctcaccgTGCTGCTCCGCCACTCcactcccttcttcttcttcttcctcgtgccCTCTCTTCCTCCCGAGGCCCTCCCGCCTCCGCCACCAGCATCTCCTCCTCCCCATCCGCTCCCGCCCCGGACCCATCCGCTCCACCAGCACCTCCTACAACGGCTGGGCCGACCTCCCCGCCGCCGACCCGGACCCCGCGTTCCTCCGCATCGCCGCCGGCCCCAAcgccccgctcctcctcctcctcctccccgccgtcgccgccctctccctctcccgccTCCCGCCCATCCCGCTCCTCGCCGCCACCTTCGCCGCCGGCTTCGCCACCGCCAGGCACCTCTCTCCTACCCCCGCcccctcccaccaccaccaccgcctccccGCCCTCCTCGCGGATCTCGACGCCCGCCTCCTCTCCTTCAAGGACCGCCTCCTCTCCGCCACCAACCCCAACAACGACGAGGGCATCGCCCTCCAGTCCCTCGACCGCGCGCGCGACGCGGTCCTGGACTGCGCGGCCGCCGTGTATGGAGGCACCAACGCCAGCGGCGCCGCGCCGGAGGGCGACGCGCTGCGCGATGTGGCCAGGGAGGTCGCCGGCTACTTCGGGACCTGGGCCAAGGACGCCCTGCGGGAGCTCAGCTTCACCTCTCCGCGGAAGAAACCCGCCGTCCCCAAGGTCGTcgcccctgctgctgctgcttctgctgCTGCCGTGGCCGATTCCAAGAGCGGTTCAGACGCTGCCGGTGTAGCTCATGCTCAGCAAGGGGATGGGGATAAACACACGGGGTCGATCCGTGGAGGTGCGAAACGCGCCGGCATTGGCGAAGACAGACCGTCGGGTTCAACGGTTGTCGGAACCGCAAGGCCGCTTGACATGCTGCCGTTCGATGGACAGGATGCCGATGATGGGGCGGATGATGCAGGGTTAAGTTCTGAGAGTGGGCAGGAAGACGACCGGTTGGAGAGGCTGGTGTTCAAGCACAGGTACGGTCGCAGTAGCAGCAGACGTGCGCGGGCCGACGATCCCTTTGCATTCGAAGACGGCGGTGGGTTTGCAGCTGAATCCACCGAGTCCTCTTTGCTCGAGAGGACGCTCGAGATCCGGGACAGGTCCTACAGGTTGAAGATTGAGCGCCGCAACGGCGCTGAGAGCCGAGCAAGTGGGGCACACAAGACCCCGGCTGATGAATTCACTGCCAGTGCTGATGAACCTGCACTTTCAGAGAATGGGGCCATTGGTTCAGATGCTGAAGAGTTCAGCCGCAACGTTAAGGAGGCTGCGGAGGTCCTGAGGAAGGCGAGGGAATGCATGATGGCGAGGGATGACGAAGAAGCCGCGGACGCGCTGCTGTACAGATCAGCAAGCCTTCTGTCCACAGCTGTGGCGTTGAGGCCAACGAGCTTGGCAGCGGTGGGTCAGCTGGGGAACACGTACCTCCTCCATGGagagctcaagctcaagatcagccGCGagctgaggacgctgttggccaaCAGCGGAGCTTACCTGAGTGGAAGAGAGCGTGTCGCGCGGTCCGGTAAGCTGGATAGAAGAATAATGAACAGAGAGAACATTTCGTCGGCGCTAGTTGATGTTTGTGAGGAGTGTGAGAGCCTCCTTGTTGAGGCAGGGAGAAGCTATAGAATGGCTGTGTCAATTGATTCGGGTGACGTCAAGGCGTTGTACAATTGGGGACTGGCGCTTACTTTCCGTGGCCAACTGCTCGCCGACATCGGACCG GAAGCGGCAGTTGATGCAGATCGAGTGTACTTGGCTGCAATAGATAAGTTTGACGCCATGTTATCCAAAAGCAACACCTACGCTCCAGAAG CTCTCTACCGATGGGGCAGCACGCTGCAGCAACGATCCCAGTTGCGCTCTCGGAACAACAAGGAGAAGATCAGGCTTCTGGAGCAGGCAAAGAGTTTGTTTGAAGACGTCCTGTACGTAGAGGGCAACAACAAGATGGTCAGGGAAGCACTGTCGTCGTGCATATCGGAGCTTAACTACCATGGACGATGGCTGCAGTGA